A genomic region of Anas acuta chromosome 1, bAnaAcu1.1, whole genome shotgun sequence contains the following coding sequences:
- the LOC137849381 gene encoding histone H1.01: MSETAPAAAPDAPAPSAKAAGKKPKKAAGGSKARKPAGPSVTELITKAVAASKERKGLSLAALKKALAAGGYDVEKNNSRIKLGLKSLVGKGTLVQTKGTGASGSFRLSKKPGEVKEKAPKKRAAAAKPKKPAAKKPASAAKKPKKAAVKKSPKKAKKPAAAATKKAAKSPKKTAKAGRPKKAAKSPAKAKAVKPKAAKPKAAKPKAAKAKKAAPKKK; encoded by the coding sequence ATGTCCGAGACCGCTCCCGCCGCCGCTCCCGATGCGCCCGCGCCCAGCGCCAAGGCCGCCGGCAAGAAGCCGAAGAAGGCGGCGGGCGGCTCCAAGGCGCGCAAGCCCGCGGGCCCCAGCGTCACCGAGCTGATCACCAAGGCCGTGGCCGCCTCCAAGGAGCGCAAGGGGCTCTCCCTCGCCGCGCTCAAGAAGGCGCTGGCCGCCGGCGGCTACGACGTGGAGAAGAACAACAGCCGCATCAAGCTGGGGCTCAAGAGCCTCGTCGGCAAGGGCACCCTGGTGCAGACCAAGGGCACCGGCGCCTCCGGCTCCTTCCGCCTCAGCAAGAAGCCCGGCGAGGTGAAGGAGAAGGCGCCCAAGAAGCGGGCGGCCGCGGCCAAGCCCAAGAAGCCGGCGGCCAAGAAGCCCGCCAGCGCCGCCAAGAAGCCCAAGAAGGCGGCGGTGAAGAAGAGCCCCAAGAAAGCCAAGAAGCCGGCGGCCGCTGCCACCAAGAAAGCAGCCAAGAGCCCCAAGAAGACCGCCAAGGCTGGCCGCCCCAAGAAGGCAGCAAAGAGCCCGGCTAAAGCAAAGGCGGTGAAGCCTAAAGCTGCCAAGCCCAAGGCAGCCAAGCCGAAAGCAGCCAAGGCAAAGAAGGCGGCGCCCAAGAAGAAGTAA
- the LOC137849388 gene encoding histone H2A-IV: MSGRGKQGGKARAKAKSRSSRAGLQFPVGRVHRLLRKGNYAERVGAGAPVYLAAVLEYLTAEILELAGNAARDNKKTRIIPRHLQLAIRNDEELNKLLGKVTIAQGGVLPNIQAVLLPKKTDSHKAKAK; the protein is encoded by the coding sequence ATGTCAGGCCGCGGGAAGCAGGGCGGGAAGGCGCGGGCCAAGGCCAAGTCGCGCTCGTCGCGGGCCGGGCTGCAGTTCCCCGTGGGCCGCGTGCACCGGCTGCTGCGCAAGGGCAACTACGCGGAGCGGGTGGGCGCCGGCGCCCCGGTGTACCTGGCGGCCGTGCTGGAGTACCTGACGGCCGAGATCCTGGAGCTGGCGGGCAACGCGGCCCGCGACAACAAGAAGACGCGCATCATCCCCCGCCACCTGCAGCTGGCCATCCGCAACGACGAGGAGCTCAACAAGCTGCTGGGCAAGGTCACCATCGCGCAGGGCGGGGTGCTGCCCAACATCCAGGCCGTGCTGCTGCCCAAGAAGACCGACAGCCACAAGGCCAAGGCCAAGTGA
- the LOC137849382 gene encoding histone H2B 1/2/3/4/6-like gives MRGGKRNAAHLHRGAINKWPAGASPTFVFLLSAEWKSFSETVPPRAMPEPAKSAPAPKKGSKKAVTKTQKKGDKKRKKSRKESYSIYVYKVLKQVHPDTGISSKAMGIMNSFVNDIFERIAGEASRLAHYNKRSTITSREIQTAVRLLLPGELAKHAVSEGTKAVTKYTSSK, from the coding sequence ATGAGAGGAGGCAAAAGGAATGCTGCTCATTTGCATAGGGGAGCTATAAATAAATGGCCCGCGGGCGCTTCCCCCACGTTCGTCTTCCTGTTGTCAGCTGAGTGGAAGTCGTTCTCTGAGACAGTCCCGCCGCGAGCAATGCCTGAGCCGGCCAAGTCTGCGCCCGCGCCCAAGAAGGGCTCCAAGAAAGCCGTCACCAAGACCCAGAAGAAGGGCGACAAGAAGCGCAAGAAGAGCCGCAAGGAGAGCTACTCGATCTACGTGTACAAGGTGCTGAAGCAGGTGCATCCCGACACGGGCATTTCGTCCAAGGCCATGGGCATCATGAACTCCTTCGTCAACGACATCTTCGAGCGCATCGCCGGCGAGGCGTCGCGCCTGGCGCACTACAACAAGCGCTCGACCATCACGTCGCGGGAGATCCAGACGGCCgtgcggctgctgctgcccggcgAGCTGGCCAAGCACGCCGTGTCCGAGGGCACCAAGGCGGTCACCAAGTACACCAGCTCCAAGTAA
- the LOC137849384 gene encoding histone H2B 5, with protein sequence MPEPAKSAPAPKKGSKKAVTKTQKKGDKKRRKSRKESYSIYVYKVLKQVHPDTGISSKAMGIMNSFVNDIFERIAGEASRLAHYNKRSTITSREIQTAVRLLLPGELAKHAVSEGTKAVTKYTSSK encoded by the coding sequence ATGCCTGAGCCGGCCAAGTCTGCGCCCGCGCCCAAGAAGGGCTCCAAGAAAGCCGTCACCAAGACGCAGAAGAAGGGCGACAAGAAAAGGCGCAAGAGCCGTAAGGAGAGCTACTCGATCTACGTGTACAAGGTGCTGAAGCAGGTGCACCCCGACACGGGCATCTCGTCCAAGGCCATGGGCATCATGAACTCCTTCGTCAACGACATCTTCGAGCGCATCGCCGGCGAGGCGTCGCGCCTGGCGCACTACAACAAGCGCTCGACCATCACCTCGCGGGAGATCCAGACGGCCgtgcggctgctgctgcccggcgAGCTGGCCAAGCACGCCGTGTCCGAGGGCACCAAGGCGGTCACCAAGTACACCAGCTCCAAGTAG